The genomic interval GTATCGCTTGTGAgcatgaaaaatcagaaaaagctTAAGTGCCAATCAGTGGAGGAATGGAAAATAAGTTACAATATAGTTGCTTCTGGAATATTAAGCATCTGTTAAAAAGAATGAACTTGATCTACATGCATGGATAAGTCTGAAATACACAACAATGAGTGACAAATATAATATCTCtaatttttcaaaacacaaaaaaccataTAATACATTGTTTACAACTAAGAATGCACATGgcagatgttttaaaatgtggatagaggccgggtgcagtggctcatgcctgtaatccagcactttgggaggctgatgcaggcagatcatgaggttaggagatcgagaccatcctggctaacacggtgaaaccccatctgtactaaaaatacaaaaattagccagtcgtggtggcacacgcctgtagtcccagctactcaggaggctgagccaggaggatcgcttgaacacgggaggcagaggttgaggttgagccgagatcacgccaatgcactccagcctgggtgacagagggggagactctatgtcaaaaaaaaaaaaaaaaaaaaaaaaaaagtggacagaAAGAATAACCATAGACAATTCAGGACAAGTGGTTACTCTAGGGAGGCATGGGAGACCTAAAAAGAGATTCAAATGGTATCAGAAATTCATTAtttcacacatacacatcacacacattttttaaattaccaagcATGGCATACATTCAGCAAATAGTTATTGAATTCCTAGTCTGTGCTAGGCAATATTCTAGGTGCCTAGAATGattatatgaagaaaatagatttaaaatttttgtacttttgaaaCTGACATTCTCATGGGGAAGACCTCACATACAATGAATCTATAAATaggaaacatatatatacatgatgCTGTCTGACAGGCAAGACCCAAAGCAGGAAAGCAGGTCCAGTGTCCTGGGTGATGAGAAGATAGGGAAAGTCTACAGAAGCAGCAAAAAGACGAGGCCTGAGACCCAAAGGCAGGGTCTTTAGAGAGGGAGTGAGGCTGGCAGAAGCGCAATCATGAGGGGCGAGGACCCTGTCCTGGGTGGGCCTGGGctcagagggaggcagggaagaggaTGACAAGCACTCAGAGGGCTGCAGTCCCCTGGAGCTCAGTCCGAGCAGGGAACACTCAGGACCTGGCGGGTCTGCTGAGCCCTGAGTCCCACAAGGCTCGGTGGAGGGATATGTAGGAGGTGAGGTGAGGTCTCACGAAGGGACAGGCCAGGCCAAATGTGGCGACGGATGAGCTGGGAGTCCTGGCTTCTTAGACAAAGGGGAGAGAGATAAAGGCCACACAGGATCCCTGCCAACAGGCTCAAAGTGGACAGTGCAGTTTGTGTCTACTCATCTTGTCTAatggtgggtagaggccaaggatgctgctgaacatcgtACGATGCAGACAGAGAGTGCTATGGAGTCTTACTGTCTACTACCAAATTTCCAGACCCCTCTTTACTCTCGTTTAACGATGGTGTGAATGCAAGGGAAGCCTCCACACACAATGTAAATACAATGAAACCCAGTCACCCAGAACTTCCCACCCAGCCTAGGAAGCTGAATGCGCCTGGATTATAACCTTCTATTGCAGCCCAAAAGTATCTGTTTTCGGCCATCTTTATGCCCTCTGGTGCTCAGCACTGTCTTTGACACCTAGAAGATTCTCAAAATGCATCTGTGGAACTAAACTGTCAATGTCCTGATGACGACTGGGAAAGCGGTCAGCTCGGAACATGCTTCTGCCCTTAGGAAAGTGCAAATCTGACTGACATGAGATGATGATCATGGGAGATGCATTTAGTTTCACACAAGTGGAGCACAGGAGGACCTCTGCAGAACACCACCTTTTTAAGTGTCAGAAGAAAGGGAAAACCAAGGCAGGTGGGACGGTCAAGGGCGGGTCTTCTGGAGGAATCAGGTATTGAGCCTGTAAAAGATGTGGTCTCTGTGGTCAAATGACCCAGCAGGTCTTCACTCTAGGAATTTGGTTTTTCTCCTGTGCCCACCTGGCCTTCCCTTAACTTTCAAAGGTGCTGACTGGCTCCAGGGAAATCTGAGACACTGGTATCTGGTAACCAGATTCACCTTAAATAAATGTGTGCTTCTAGTAGGGGTGTATGTTCCACACTGCTACAGGTTTAAATTAAGGTTAaggccagccgcagtggctcacacctgtaatcccagcacttcaggtggccgaggcgggaggatggcctgaggtcaggagttgaaatctagcctggccaacacggtgaaacctcatctctataaaaatacaaaactcagctgggcatgatggcgggtacccgtaatcccagctactgaggaagctgaggcaggagaataacttgaactcgggaggtgaaggttgcagtgagccgataacacgtcactacactccagcctggatgacagagtgagactctgtctcaaataaataaattaattaactaattaacatTAGTTATCAGAGGCAAGGCGGACTCTTTGCAAAGCTTTGAATTAACTTTGTCTTCAAGACACAGCTGTCCCTTGAACACCATGGGTTTGAACTATGCAgacccacttataagtgaatttccttttcctctgccaTTTGAGAGAGCAAGAACAATCCCTTATCCTCCTCCTCAGTCTACTCAATGTGAATAATGAGGAAGATGACCTTTATGATGACCCACTTCCACTTAAAGagtaataaacatattttcttttcctcatgaTTTTCCTAGTAAAAGGTTTTCTCTAGCTTATTgtaagtatacaatatataatacatagagcatacaaaatatgtgttactGACCATTCATATCGTCAATAAGGCTTCTAGTCAATAGGAGACTATCAGTAGTTAACTTTTTGGAGAGTAAAGTTAGATGTAGATCTTCGACTGCTTGGGATTGGGGGCTGGCGCCCCTGGGCCCTGCGTTGTTCAAGGGTCCACTATGCTCCTGCCTTCCCTCTCAgtgccctcctctccctcccctcatcctgtgccctgcctctgtctcttcctaaAAGATCAGGTTTTCCATCTGTTTCCCTGATAGGAGGTGTTCGTTTCTGAAGCATTAGCTGAATAAGTTAGAGATTAAAACTCAACTATAAAAAACGCAGACATAAAACATGTAAGCTTCATGTTTCTCCTTGGCTCTCTCTGGAAAGATCACACCCTTCCTGGCCTTTCCGTCTCTGTTTCCCGTACATCACCTGATGCCTCCCTGGCCTTCTCCCAGCCCTTACCTGGACTTGGGTCCACAGGAACATCTGGAATCTTGGAGCCAGGGCGGCGCCAGTGGCAGGGCTCCTTCCCTTGTTCAGTCTGGGAGAGGACCTCGGGCTTGGAGATGGCGTAGTCTGAGAAAAGACAGAAGGTTAGTTTTTGTCACATTCCAGTCAGAGCTGGGGACACTCAGCTTGGAAAACCAACAATGGTTTAGAAATGAAATCTCTTGATTGTCACAGAGCAGGAACTTTCAAACACAGGCAATTTGGCTCCGCAGGGGCATTTGGCAAAGTCTGGAGACAGTTCTGGTTGTCGTGCCCAGGGCTGGGGGAAAGGTGATTGGCATCTGGACGGCAGCGGCCAGGAAATGCTGCTGAGCATCCTATGATGCAGAGGATGGCCCCCGACACACAGAATCACCTGGTCCCAAATGTCAGCAGTGCCAGGGTGAAGAAACTGCTGCAGAGCACGCACGTTAAACAGCAGTGCACTTGTGCTGACAAAACATAACCTCACATCTGCACCTGCTCCTGTCCTCTCTAACAGGCCTCGCTGCCCTCAGCTCCAGGGTCACACAGAAACCATTGGGAAGAGGAAATCAGCCCAGGAAGAAACAGAGTGCAGGCCCTTCCTGGGCAGAATCAAATAAGGAGAGCAGCAGTAGCCCCACAGGCTGAGGGAAGCAAGGTTCTGAGGCATGAAGAAAATGTCTGCTGCAAGCAGCACCGTCTGCCCATGTTCTCCACTGACCTCGAGGCACGTCGCCATAAGAGCCACGCATGTTTGTAGGAGAAGACTGAAAGAAAGAGTCTTTCTCTAATGTGAGTCGATTACATACTGGATCTGAGAGCAGGAGGGGTCTTCCCTGCTCCAAGTCAGCACCAATAGAAAGGTCCACATCCCAGGCCTGTGTAGGAGAGAAGTCACTGCCATTCCCAGCCTGGCATTCTGGGGCCCTGCGCACAGGGCGAAGGGAGCTTCTAACTCCATCACCCAGGGCTCATCTTTCACAGGAGGCAACAACTTTCAAGGTCAACGTTTCTGGTGATTTACATATCACTGTCATGAAAACAACTACATGGAGAGAGAAGTACAGGGACTTCCAAAATCCCATAATGAGTGTCAGGCCTTACCCAGGGAGACCAGCGTCTCACAGCTGCCCCTCACCACATGCCTGTAGAGCTCCTTCTGCCAGTCCTCCAGCTTGCCCCACTCCTGCTCAGAGAACTACACAGCCACATCATCAGAGGCCACGGGCACCTGAAACCACAAGTGTCACACTCGCTCACCCACATGCTCACAGTCTCGGCCCCATGGCCTCCCCAACCCCAGGGCTCCCCAGGGCGACCTTGGGGGACTCCCCCTTGCTGACCGGGGGCAGCCGCAGAATGCGGAAGTTCCTGGTGCACAGCAGGTTCTCCACATTCTCCAGATGCCTCTGCAGCAGCCCGTACTCCTGCAGCAGAGTCCCCAGCACGGCCCATTTGTCCTCCAGCTGGTTCCTGAACTCCTCGGCTGTCTTCTCACAGTCGCCAGCTTCTTCTTGGCCATGCCTGTTTGACCTTCTAGGGAGAGCAGGCGAGCAACCTGCCATTCAGTCTTCCTCTCCATTGCATGCATGTTGGTTGCCATTGTCCACGGAGAAATCTttcaaaaacaagagagaaactggCATCATTCATTCCATCCATTGTCTTCACTGAGCCCCTCTTTCCCTAGGCACGGGGGAGCTGGGCTGGGAGCCCATATGTGTGGACAAGTGGGGCTATCCCGTACCACATGCCAGACCTCAGGCTGGCAATCACCTGTTTGGGTATGTTAGGTCTATGTCTGGGTAGATGCCTTTACTCCAGGTCTCTGCAGCACAGTGCAGACCCTTATCATGGCACTTCCCACTCTACAATTTCCTACCCACGCCTACACTGTGGTCTCTCTGAACATGGTACTGCATCTTTTCACACCACAGTCCTTGACACATGCCAGGCACTTGGTGCAGTCTTGCTATGTAAAAGTGACTTATCATTGCTAGGGCATTTTAGTGGAGAAATGGTAAACCACACATTTGCTAGAGCCCAGTCTGGACCTCCCGTCATGATTACACAGGAACTGTCTACAGATGATGACACAGCAAAAAAACAAGCTGGTTCACCGAAATGGCACAAACAAGAGTATggctcaatttcttttttttttaaacaaaaagcatCTTATGTCCCCTTTTAATGAACataaaaatcaggctgggcaccgtggctcatgcctgtaatcccagcactttggagggctgaggcaggcggatcatgaggtcagcagtttgagaccagcctggccaacatggtgaaaccccatctctactaaagatacaaaaaattagctgggcgtggtggcacatgcctgtaatcccagctactcgggaggctggggcaggaaaactgcttgatcccatgaggcggaggttgcagtgagccaagatcatgccactatgctccagcttgggcaacagggtgagactctgtcaaaataaaaaacaataaaaacattaaaaaaaacaaacataaaaatcgACCATAAAAAtcgaccaggcacagtggctcacacctgtaatcccaccactttgggaggccaaggtgggctgatcacgaagtcaggagtttgagaccagcctggccaacacagtgaaaccctgtctctataaaaatacaaaaaattagccgggcgtggtggcccatgcctgtaatcccagctactcaggaggctgatgcaggagaattgcttggacctgggaggcagaggttgcagtgagctgaaggttgtagtgagccgagaccgtggcACAgcacactagcctggccaacagagcaagactctgtctcaaaaaaaaaaaaaaaaaaaaattacaactaaataaataaacataaaaatctaaTAGCCAGTTCCTCTTCCCCCAGGATAGTCTCATTTTGTCCTCTTCCCATCTGCCCCTCCACACTAGCTAAAATCCCCATGACATCAAATCTCCAACAGTACAGAGTTTTTTTGACACTGCATGAGCCCTACaagattctttctctttcccaagTCCCACCCGCTCAAGGTAAAAATGATGGCCTCGATCATTTCCGTAGCTGTACCAGGAGCAGTGACATACCCTGCAGTCTGGTCAGGAAAACAGACATATGCCACAAAGTTAGACTTGTATATGCGCAGCAACCATTTAATTAGAGACGAGGGACTTCCCTGTCATTGGGCCTATCAGTGACTGGCAGCTGGGGATAAGAATGAGCACATTTTGCCTTGGTGGGGAGCTGGACTGCTTGAGCCACCCACATCTGAAAGTGGGATCTACAGGGCAGAGAGGAGCTCCCAGTATCTATGCCCAAGGATCAATGCCTCTTTACAACAATATGCAAAATAATGCCTGAACAAAAGGTTGGAGACTACTAGAAACCAGTGTGGATTCACTTAGAGAAAGTCACTGAGAACTAGGATGCGGATGGACACCtcaaaaaatagagacaaaaggAGAGTTTgagcagaggcagaaaaaaactTGTCCAGGACAGTGCTGAAGAGATTGTCTGGCTGTTTGGTGGGAAGCAGGACCCAAAGAAGGCAGGACTCTAAGGGGTCTTTAAGGCTGGGAGGTTCTGGACAAAGTGAACTGTTTCCAGGCGAAAACCCCAATATGGGTGGGAGTCTTCCTCTCAAGGAGTAGGTGGTCTGGGCTTGAGTCTGCCCTCCACCTAGGGCCACTGTTCCTTCCCTCACCTCTCCTTTCTCAGATCAATCCCTGCCACGTGATCCCAGATGCCAAGAGTTTACTCCAGAAGCATCCTTGCACCTCGTCACCAGCTCCCCATCCACCAAAATCCTGCCCACCCTCCACGTGCATTATTACGGTCTTGGTATGAAAGGTACTACCTGTATAAAATATTAGTCTTTTAATATGGACAACAGGGTGCACGGTTTTCTTACAATTCTGATGGGGCCAGGAAGCCCTGTGCAAGGCCTTCACACTATGTGGTGGGAGGTGGCGACTGTGCGCTGCCCATTCCAGCCCAGCTTCTTACTGTCTGGTGGATGGAATATGCAGGGCTGTCCTTAGATTCCCGCCAGGGGAGCCGAAACTCTGCTTGAGAGGAGCTGATGGTAAGAGGAGCGGGATCCCTCACCCACTGCCCACCTGCAGGATGAAGTCCAGCCATGCAGGCCCCTTCCTAGTCTCTCTCTGCAGACTCCTTTCCCACTGCCTCCAAACCAAAACCATCTTCTCCAGGTTCATGGACTCCTTTCTGTTCCTGAACACGTCCTGCACCGTCCCGTCTCTCTGTGCCTTTGCCCAGGCACTCCTCCCTCCCTGAAAGCACCACGGGTCTAGCTGGGCCTGAAATCCTAGCCTTCCTTAAAAGCCTGGCTCAAATCACAGAGGCGCAGAACAGTGGTACCAGGTGGACCCCTGACGCTCCTCCCCCTGGAGCCCACCACAAGCTTCCACCTGGGCGCCAGCACTCACCCCTTTCTGTTTTACACGATTATTGCCCACGTACCTCTGTTTGGTCCTTGAACACACAGAGTCATTGTGCGTCTTTTCGCACTTTCCACCAAGGTAATCCTGGACAAGTTAATTTCTCTAGgccctgggtttttcttttgtatgacAGAGGTTAACACCAGTTATCTCTTCCAGGAGGAAGCGCGGCCGCACATCCCCGCCTGCAGGCCGGGAGGCGAACCCACCCCCACAGGCTTGCTGTGAGGACAGACTAACGCCTCAACAGGGCTTGGCGCAGTGTCTGCCTCTACACTCGGGAGCGCCTCTCTTTTGCCCTGACCACAGGGAGGTGGGCACGTAGTGGGTGTCGGTGTAAACGGATTTGAAGCCAGCCACTCCCGAGGTACCACCAGGCCACTGTGGTATCCTGGGGGAGGGACCCACAGGCCGAACGTCAGGCAGAGAAAGGAGCGCGGATGGGGGGCTTGCAGATGGAGGGGACAGTGgctggggaggggccagggagTCCCAAGGAACGCATCGTGCTGCGGCTCCCGGCGTGCGGACAACCGTTCAGCCAGCGCTTGGGCTCCGCTCGGAGTAGGGGGCCCGGCCGTCGGGCGCCGTAGGGCCCCCGCGGACCCCACGCCCCGTTCGCCGGAGCCTCAGGCCCGGTGGTCCGGCCTGGCCCCCGGAACCACTCTCCAGGGCTTGCGGCACCGTGTGCCGGGGTCCAGGCCGCGAGTCTATGCGCGCGAGGAGTCGCCCTTACGGGAGCTGCGACCGCCTCGGCCGAGGCCCTGCTGTCCCGCCCGGCCGGAAGACGTCGCTGCTGTCGGGCCCGGCCGTCCGGTGCTCTCCGCAGGCGGCACCCGCCCGGCCCTGCCTCCACTGCCGATACTCCCTGGTTGCCCATGCTCAGCACCACCTGCAGGGGCAGGCGGGGCCTCCGTCACTGCCCCGCCGGTGCACACTGCATCCTGGGAGCAGGTGCCGCGGCTCGGCCAACCGAGGCCCGTGAGGCTTCCAGGAGGAAGCGCGGGCCGCACAGCCCCACCTGCAGGCCGGGAGGCGAACCGCAGGCGCGGCGCCCGCCAGCCTGCAACCTGGACGCGCACCACGAACCGGAGCTGACCCCGTGACCCCGGCCCCCACGGCCAAACACGCTCACGCAGTCACTGCGCTGGCCCCGCAGCCCGGCCCGAGGGACTCAGTTACCGAAAGGGTCCCCTTCATGGAACCAGCCTGGCCGCGCCCGCGTGGGAGCAGGGGCCTCTGAGCAGGACGCCCCCAAGGTGACGGTGGCCAGGGCGGCGCCCTCGCCCCGCGGGGCCCGGCGCGCCCTGGTTGGCACTTCTGTAGCCTGAGGTCCTTAGCCTAGAGGTTTGGGCTATTTTCGGAGGGCCACGGTAACTCACGCCCATCTGTGTTTGAAATGGAATTAAAACTTCCAACAATAAGAATATAGTTCGATAAACCCGGTTAGGCAGCCACTTAGCATTTTCTATAATGTGTTTGTTATAGTTAATATATGTTAATGGCATGAGCATGGAACGCAATGCActcaatgaaaattattttggggAAGAACTTGGTATGGACAGATGTTCAtgatattttaagagaaaaagcaTGTCCAGAACGACAtgcttttgttaattttaaaacaatctgaCAATGTACGTAGCGTTATATTCTGTCTACGTGTGTAATGCACTCTGTACgtcatatatatgacatatgtaGCATTATATACTGTGTACGTGTATAATTATAGGTCTGAAAAATTTGGAAGCATATATATCAACATGACCTAAGAAGTTTTCTTTAATAGACCAGGGACTGTTAAcgcatttttctaactttttccaattcatctttttatttttcaataacaaGGATAGTATTATTaaacaaggagagaaaaataaaaatttaaatgtcctGAAGAGGCGAACCAAAGCAGGGGAAGGAGGGCGCCTTGGATGGGACCCCCCACATTACAGAGGCGCATTGCCTTTCAGATTCCCGGGCTGAGTGGGGCTCTTTCCAGCTGGGGAAGCTGCTCCACGTGGTGCGGAGTCTATGGGGCTTGCCAGGCCTAGGGACCAGGATCTGAACATTTCCCCCTAGTTTCTCTTCATCAGCGTGGGCTGAACATACATCTCGGGCATCATCCGGGTTGCATTCTTGTTTATGTATAAAAATGGAATTGCCCCAGGTGTCTTGTGGGGGAAGACCTTACTCATAGTGGTGCCAATGCTCCTGCATCTGACTTCCTTCTTCAGGTCACGGGCACAATCTAGCTGTTCTATGATGCCTCTCATCTCTGGGCGATTGTCCCTCAAATGCGGGGTTTAGAGATTTCCTGCCTGGAGCCCTTGGCATCGTTTGGTCTTTTGGAGTAAATCCTGCAAAAGGTAAAATCACCCTACTCATCCCATCAGCTGTAGGAGAATGTCCCCGGACCTGCACCCAGggtttttcctgttttttcccTTCAGCTCTTCCACGTGATTCCCTCCCCTCTCAAGTAACACATCTCCTCTGCTACGGGTGGATCCATGTTTTATGGGTCTGAAGCTTGTGTAATCTGGGAGAACATTATTAACAAAAAGCCTCATAAAATTACAAATGTAGAAGGAAGCACAGAGCTGGTGCAGGCGAGGCACTCTGAAGCTTCCTTAGCTTCACTGTAATGtcctggattaaaaaaaaaaaaaaaagccagcaggGACATCAAACATTCCCAAGTCTTGTCTAGGCTGGGGCATGTGCACCAGGGATGTTGTAGGGGGAACTGGGATTCAGGAGACCTGTCAGTTCTGTCATTAACCAGTCAAGATCCTTGGGCAAGTCAGTCAGCCCTTGCCTCATATGTAAAGTGAGGAGATTGGCCTAGATCATTCTGCAAATGTCCCTGAGTCCAGCCTTCCTTTTACCACTTGATACGGGACCCAACAGAAGACCACTGCTTCCACTTTCACTGTGGCCTATCTGCCACATGCACTCTGCATGATAATTTACTTCTATTATCAAGGCCACCATGTGTTGATCAGTCCCTATCATGGTGCCTGGAAGAGCTACTCCCGGACGGCCTTTGAAAAGGGGGTTTATTCCTATTTGAGGACACTGAGGTGTTATCTCCATGGCAATATGGCCCCTAGGGGAACTAGTGCTTTCATGGTATGTCAGAGAGGACATGAGCAGTGGGGCAAATGGCAGTCTGGACTTAAGTGACCATCTGTGTGTCCCTTGAAATAATTTAATGTCATCATAGAAATCACTGGGTAAGTCAGTGTTTTCCAAGGCTCTCGGGCCAGGACCAGAGAGGGGTGGCTCACTGCTGGCTGCCTTCTGAGAAGGTTGCCAGGGCTACCAGGTGAAGGCTTCTAGGTAAAGGAGAAAATTCCAGTAGGGGGCAAACACAGTTTGCAGAACAAACAGTTTACCAGCTCTGAGAAAACAGCAAAGGTGGATCCTTGGCACAGCCGAGGAGGTGAGAAGGAGCTAACCCAAGTGTTACTCTAAGAAGTGTTCCTTCTAAATGGAACAGGGCTCTGCTCGCCATCACAAAAGGTCAAGTGGGAGGCTGgacatagtggttcatgcctgtcatcccagcactttgggaggccaaggcaggaggattgcttgaggccaggaatttgaggccagcctcggcaacatagtgagatatcttctctacaaaaaataaaataaaaaaaaatattagctgggtatggtgacacacacctgtggtcccaactatttgggaagctgagatgggag from Rhinopithecus roxellana isolate Shanxi Qingling chromosome 6, ASM756505v1, whole genome shotgun sequence carries:
- the LOC104653782 gene encoding LOW QUALITY PROTEIN: zinc finger protein 746-like (The sequence of the model RefSeq protein was modified relative to this genomic sequence to represent the inferred CDS: inserted 1 base in 1 codon; substituted 1 base at 1 genomic stop codon): MGNQGVSAVEAGPGGCRLRRAPDGRARQQRRLPAGRDSRASAEAVAAPISPWTMATNMHAMERKTEWQVARLLSLEGQTGMAKKKLXDCEKTAEEFRNQLEDKWAVLGTLLQEYGLLQRHLENVENLLCTRNFRILRLPPVSKGESPKVPVASDDVAVXFSEQEWGKLEDWQKELYRHVVRGSCETLVSLDYAISKPEVLSQTEQGKEPCHWRRPGSKIPDVPVDPSPGIGSCLLVTNFYLTHRGIQRMEDKRKEEERKRQFNSCLRVLSAKRPFIMNVDSCHDLVINQAFAL